In Ananas comosus cultivar F153 linkage group 7, ASM154086v1, whole genome shotgun sequence, the sequence AAACACTTTTATAAAAGCTCCGGGCGAGGCCAAAGCGGTCATAGTAACGCCAAATGCAAATGCCAGGGAAGTCAACAAAGAAGGGAACCACTGAACACATACCTTGTGGCTTGTGGCTTTCATGAGATCACCATTTAAGTCCCTGATCATTGAAGCAGATTAATAGGAGAGTGGGGTCCAAGCTGCAGCAGCACAGCAGCAGCATCTGAAGCAGTGTTTCCTTGCACCAATTGAATGCTGTGGTTCTATCGATGACCATGGTTATGATACCATGGCTTGCCGACAGAAGCCTGCAATCATAAGATcctacaaaatataatttttttaaaaaaaacccaaGAAAAACCTTAATCAGTATTAAGATAATCATAGCAaatttcttctcctccttttctaTGCCGTGAAAAACAGAGGAGGAAAAAATTCTCAATTGAACCAGGTATCACATTTAGTAATTATCTGTGAACAGTTTATTCTGTTGTGATAGCACATCATGGTATATTGAATAAAAAGGATGGTGTTTAGAGCCTTCCTTGGTTAGAGGAAGCCGATTAAGTGGCAAAGACAAAGTGAAAACAGCTTGGGATTAAAGAAATAGATGAATACCAAACAGGGCAAACTTACATGCATTGAAAAGCAAAAGGCTTGCAGAATGAGAAATGCGCTGTTCTCTCATGGGGTGCAAAGCATGTGATGGATTTTTCCAATGTATAAAACACGTGCATTTATTACATCCTGAATACATGCAATTTGTTTACGCAAAAATCAAGATTCTGTACTGTAACAACCAGTCCACATATGTTTGTAGTGCGATGGAACTAATTCTGAATAAAAGTCACATACGAAGTGCTTTCAATCATACTAGCAAAAACCATCATGAGGACCTACAGCGCAACATCATCCTCTAACTCGACTCAAAAGTAACTACGAGATGTTGAGATCCAATGCCAATGGACAGCTAGTCATTAAGCACCTTTGTTATGAATCATTTCAATAAGCCCAACATGATGATGCGTTTATATAACATGATGTATGCTCTGTAGCTTGATTATTCAACATGATGTACACTCTATAGCTAGAgcaattcatattttaaaacaactgattgttatttttcttttttctacaaCATGATGTATGCTCTATAGCTCTATCGTACAACAGatgatacaaaaattaattacaaaaaatagatAACAAGTGGTCAAATAAGTATATTTCTCTTCTGTCAACATCTTCTTTGGCCTAGCTTGCAAAGACTCGAAGGTGCAGAAAAATCTAGATGTCTGAACTTACTTGAGATTTTATCTTTTCTGGTCATGCAGATAAATCAAGTTGGGATCAGATTAATTCTCACTAGTCACTGAAGAGTCTATAGAGTCAGAGATCACTTAGCTAACAATGATGGGTTTCCAGTATATCAAATTCAGTTTTCACCAATCTGGTCGAGCAACCTGATCATTCAGTTTCTCCAATAAACTATATTTCTTCCATTTGCGAATGAATCTATTTTCCCGGAACAAACTCATGAACATACCCACCAAGCTCAATGGAGCTGCAACCTCGCCTTCAGGAAACCCTCTGTCCCTCATAGTCTTCCTCAACCTCCGGGCGTTATTCTCATAAGTATTCGATAACAGAATATAAGATCCGCCATGAACCTCCAATAGAGAGAGATGGTCAGCTGCAACTTCAGCCAATCCTGTCTCTCCATGAATCCAAGAAGCGCTCAACATGGATCTCCAAGCGATCACCTCTCCGAGGGGCTGCTTCAATGCGGCATCTCTTTGACGACCTTTGTAGCTTCTTTCAAGCACCTGGTTTGACTAAGAAAGTTAACAATACACCCATAATGCTCACTTTTAGGATCATCATATCATCATTCTGTATAATATCTCCGAGCATTCTTCCACCAAACCCGAATGGCTACAAGCGGATAATAATGCAGTGAATGTGGCATAATCCGGCCTCAGCTCTTCTCTCCGCATGAGATTAAACAGCTCTAGTGCTCCGTCCCCGTCGCCGTGCATGGCTAATGCCAAAATCATCACATTCCAATTTATGGTATCTCTTTGAGACGTTTCACTGAAGAGCTTTCTAGCCAAGCTCAAATTCCCCACTATTTACATACATGTCTATAAGAGCAGTCCCCAACCGAAATGCTCAGCGGCAAAACAACCCAGTTCATGGAGCCATGTGCCAAGATCGACGGAACCTTCAACATACCCAGCAATCATTGACCCCTAAATCCCCTTATCCTTTCTCAGAGCTCCGTCGAACACCATCCGAGCTTCGCCCGCCTCCCCCAGTTTACCATACCCAGATACCACAACAGTCCAAGACGATTCATTTCGTTGAGGCATATTATCAAACACCTTCCTTGCACAACCCGCTTCGCCAAAAACCAAGCTTCACCACATGGGCATGAACGCGTAGACCAATTCTCCCTTCCCGGAGCTTCGCGCGAGCCTTTGGAACGTACGGGAGAGTGTTGGAGATGGGCGTGGGATCGCTTTAGATGTTGCGGGGTGTTGCATTTTTGTGGCGGTTGGAGGCTTATTCGGCTGCTGCTCACGGGCGGTCGTGATGCGGAGCCTCGAACTCCGGCGACATGGATTAACGGATAGTCGGATAGGGCAAATTCACCCATTAGTCCCTAAACTTAATGTCGAATTCCACTTCGGTCCTCTAACGTTTTAGAATTacctttttttagttttttgtgaCATGGAGCCATGGAGGGAAACCTAATACACACAGCTGGTTCATTTGTACGATTGCGCATCACAAAATTGTCGGTGTCTCCACATCTcgtatattcaaattaataaattaaaataaaagaaaaagaataaagaaataaaagttcaacactAAAAGTTAAACGTCTTTAGAAATTCaaactattaaatattaaatttaaatatttaaagaatCGGAATGAAACTTTGGGCAGAATTTACGAGCCGGTAGTTTAGTTTACCTGTCCGGACGGTTAGAATTTTTGCACTTTCGTCCTTTAAAGTATGGTTATTGCATATATGCATTTTCTAACAATATcacactttaaaatatttataatgctTCCATATTATAtgcatttttgaaaatatttataatccTTTAAAGTatgagaatattttttttcaaattttttatattaataataatgagAGCTACCGACAGTTTCTAGCTTAcgtgataaaaaaatttaataatttagaatatattagattttaaaatttaaatttaattattttatatttttagataagctgaaattttgttgttttatatttgcaattaaattttttttttttaaataatagtgtAGTGTAACAGGGGAGAGGTAAAATGGAATAAAAGTAAATACTTGGAAATCGTCGGTGCTTTTTTTACCGTCCCTAATTACTTTGTACCTTTTAGATTAGATTCCGTTGCATAGCTTATACGACTAATCACCCTTTTTTCTCTGCCTCTATGAAGTGGCCCCAATCATCATCAGGTCAAATCCTCAAAATCTTTTGTTTATTCGATTTACtccacctctctctcctccgaaacaaattaaaatgaaataaaataaaagtctcgttcccatctctctctctctctctctctctctctctctctctcttcaccttCTCCGCCCCAAGAAGCGTTACGAGATCTCACGAATACGCGATCCAATTCGCTCAAAGCGATACGGATCTCGCAACAGAAGCGAAAACCATCGAGGAAGAGGAATCGGAAGGGGATTTTGCTTTGTTTTCTCGCTTCCTTCTTCGTCGCTGGAGTGGTAAAGGAGATCCTTCTTCTCCCTTCAATTCGGGAAGATCTCCCGAACGAAATTTACCTCGGAAATCCAATGCCGGATCTCGAGGGCCCGGCAAAATCCCACCTTTCCCACCCCCGCCTCTCGATCTCCCCGAGCTCCTCCGCTGTGTTCCATGGTGTTGGGTTGTGGCCGCTTCCGAGGTTCACACCCATGGCGCGTTGCTGTTGAGAGCATCTCCGTCTCCtccacgacgacgacgacgacgacgacgaggacgagggCGACGGGGGCGCGGGGAGCCGGCGGCGTGACGTGGCGGCGTCGGCTTCGAGGATGCAGATCCGGTTCTCGCCGAGCATGAGAAGCATCACGATATCGAGTACCAATGGGCTTCTCGACTTGATGAAGCTTAAGGCCGCGGCTCGCCACATCTCCTACCGAACCCTCTTCCACACCATCCTCATCCTCGCCTTCCTCCTCCCCTTCGTCTTCATCCTCACCGCCGTCGTCACCCTCGAGGGCGTCAACAAGTGCTCCTCCCTCGGTAAGCTCATTGATTTCCGATTCCTCTGTAATCTCTTGAATCTTTAGGCTATAATGCGTGGATTTCGTGTGAAGTGGGAAATTCGTGTTCATGTTGTTGATTTTGCATTAAATTGGATCACGAGGTGTTCGATGATTTGCCTTTGGATTATGCGATCTTAATTTATATGGTTTGAGCGAAAGGTACCAACTTTATCTCCTGTTACGTCTCTCATTTATCAAATCTCACTTAACTCTGGTGTAAATTAGGGAGTTTGAGTAAAAGTGTTGTTAATTCTGCATCATATTGGATCACAAAGTGCTTAGTGATTTGTCTTTTGGTTGTCATGTGATCTGAATTTCCAGGTTTTGAGATCAAGttactaattttatcttttactaCATCTTGTGATGATCAAAATGTGTTCGGACTCCTTGATTCTGGCACAGTGGCATGTGGTTATCCAATCTCGATCGGCAGGGTTTGTCATAATGCGAATTTCGGTACTTTTGATAAATTTGGTAGCTGAGTTTCCTGATTTGTTAATGTTTCCTTGCTTGTTAGTGCTTGAAGATATCTTTATTTCTATCCGTAAGTGCTTGCGGTTGTTGTCTCCAGCTGTTTTTAGAGTTGGGCTGATTTTGTTCTTGCCAGCTCACTAGGATTTCCAGTTGTTGCACTCTTTTCATTTTAATTggtatttttccttttctgataTAGTTGTTAAGCTGGCaaattgcactctttctttccttttttttcttctcgtACAAGATGTTTTGGTACATTTTGTCCAGTTTTCAAATCGCATCCTTTTAGTTGCCGTTATTAAgcttctcctcttccttcttaTCCCAAAAAGTGTGTCTGTAACTTTATGAGATGGATTTGCTTTTGGATGCCAGAGTGACTTGCAAGACGATTTGATGATATTTCCAGTAAAATTGGTTTCTGCAGCTGGTTTCATTGTGGTCTCAATCTAGATATTAGGAATAATGAAAGGGACTAGATCCTATCTAATTTTAGGTTTAGATCTGATTTGGAATTCCCTTAACACTTATTGTTTTAGTTTCCATAAGCTGTAGGACAAATTTAGTGGCATACATCAGGTATCTTAACTAAAATCTGCTGAAGCACTAGCCCAATTCTATCCTCTTCCTATATATTTTTGTGTTTCCTCTTCCACTTTTGCTTCTTTGGTATGAGACCACTACAAGGTGTTTGCTGTAGTGCAATGATTTTATATTGTCTTCTCTTCTCTTGTATCATAAACTCTTTGACTGTGTGTGTTGGTTATATACGAATATAAATTGTTAACTGCAAAATATATAGGCAACTTAGTAGCTTTGCTTTGGTGCAATACAGTTTGGTAGGTCAGTGAAATCCATTTTTCATTAATTCTTTCTGCTTGTATCAGATTGTTTAGGAAGGCGGCTTGGTCCAAGATTTCTTGGCAGGGGTGGTGACTATTCAATGGTACTTATCCATTCTTTTATATTCAAGTTTACAATATGATCGTTGAAAGAATAACTTTGGTTCTTACACTAGATTGCGTAATTGCACTTATGCAGAGGCTTGTGAGAGATTTATACAAGATACTTGACCAAGTAAACTCTGAGGAAGTTCCAGTTGGTTTTAAGGTGCCAGAATCTTTCAATGAATTACTCTCTGATATAAGGAATAACCAGTATGATGTGAAGACATTTGCTTTGAAGTTGAAGGCAATGGTATGCTTTCTAGTTTTCTGGCCAATAAGGGTGACTTTTAGAAATGCTGCatgttgtattttatttatccaCCATGTGGTTAAAATTCGTAGCATTTTGCCATCCTTCTTAACAGCAGGGTTCTAACAAAAACCAGAAACCAAAGGGGCACAAAGTGTTACTTTTTGAACCACAGGATCTAAAGTGAAATCAGGCTATACCATAAAGGGttcttttttaagttttcccAAAATAATTTCATTTATTGCTCTAAATTTTGTTCTACAAAAGTTTTAGCGTACGAAAGTCAACTTTTAATGTATGTTCTTCTCACTAGGTTATTTATGGCTTGCGCTTCTGCATATCCTATTTTCATTCTTGAATGCACATAAATTTTATGAGATGCAACATTTATTGAACTTAAAAAGTTTTTTCCCAACATACTAAATTGATTTAGGTGGAATAAGTTTTTGTCCTTGCTGAGAGcaacattaaaaattaattatacatgGATTCTTTTTATAAAACTGATTCGGCGATTAGTTCtggttttttcccccttttctcTTAGTAAATGTGTGTACATGCAGATGGAAAATATGGATAGGGAGGTAAAAAGATCAAGACTAGCAGAACAGTTGCACAAGCACTTTGCAGCGACAGCAATTCCTAAAGGCATTTACTGCCTCTCTTTGCGATTGACCGATGAATATTCATCCAATGCTCATGCAAGGAAACAACTACCACCTCCGGAAATGTTACCTCTCCTTTCAGATAACTCCTACCACCATTTTATTCTAGCCACTGATAACATTCTTGCTGCCTCAGTTGTGGTCACATCGGCTGTCCGATCTGCTTTAAAGCCtgagaaaataattttccatGTGATCACCGATAAGAAGACTTATCCGGGTATGCATTCATGGTTCGCTTTGAACCCTATTTCACCTGCGATTATTGAGGTGAAAGGTGTTCACCAATTTGACTGGTTAACAAGAGAGAATGTACCAGTTCTTGAAGCTATGGAAAATCATCACGGTGTTAGAATACATTATCATGGAAATCACCTCACAGGGACCAATGATGGAGATAACCCTAGGGTTTTCGCTTCGAAACTGCAAGCCAGGAGCCCAAAATACATTTCTCTgctcaatcatctgcggatatACCTGCCTGAGGTAAAATAGCTCATGTTATATGGGCATCATTTCTTTCTGTAGGTTATCTCATCTATATTAGTGAATCTTGTATAACATACTTCACCATTCCAAATGTTGAATCTGGTTAACAATACAGTTAAGAAATAATGTATTAGCAAAGCAGATTTACAAAGATGACAATGTCGAACTTTATAAGGTTATTTGTCCATAACAATACCTAAAATGGGTGGCTACAGGTTTGCTGTCGCTTTTATTGTGCTGCACCTAGGCCTATGCAGATACAGTATATGGGGAGTGGTGAAAGGAACTCCACTCACATATGCAGCTGCGCATGTAGGCATGCACTGGTTTTTAGACAACTGGTCAGTAAAATTGGTGAAATGTGCAACCAGAGAATGGGATCTCaccttttataattataaatttttgtgatGTCAGTTAACAATAAGTATCtcaaataataaatcaaaaattttccacTCTTGAGATATGATGAATACTGCCAAAATTGAAATGCATAAAGCAAAGGATTCAATAATCTCATAAATCACATTTCCTCTCTGGCCTAAACTGAAGTATTTCCCCTTAGTTTCTTGAAATTTGGGTCATTTTGCTCACTTACTAATTCTGGTGCTTTATATACTTTTTGAACAGCTCTTTCCAAACCTCAACAAGGTGGTATTTCTTGACGATGATATTGTTATCCAGCGGGACTTGTCTCCGCTGTGGGATATAGATCTTCATGGGAAGGTAAATGGAGCTGTTGAGACTTGCAAAGGTGAAGATGGATGGGTGATGTCTAAGCGCTTCAGGACATACTTTAACTTTTCTCACCCCCTCATAGCAAATAATTTGGACCCTAATGAGTGTGCATGGGCATATGGGATGAACATCTTTGACTTGAGTGCATGGAGGAAGACAAGTATTAGAGAAACATATCATTTCTGGGTGAAGGAGGTAAAACTTTAATTCATTCCCATTCTTCACAATTTAGTGAGTAGCCATGCAATTTCACTTTAAATGTGTCCCTCATGAGATTTGACTTTTGGAAAGAAATCTACGTGCTTATTgtttatcattatatatactTGCTTGTTGAAGCATGTTTATCCCGGCTCAACTATGCAAAGCTTGGACTGCTGTAAGGCTTGATTCTGGAAATACCTACATAGTTTTATATCCATTAATCCTGTCATTCATTTTTTGTCATCCGAGTTCACATTTAGTGAAGAAAGCTAAATTTCAAGAATCAGTGGCTCATTGTTTTACAACTTCTGTTGAAAAGAAACTTTTGATTTAGTTGATAAATTACTAGCTATAATGTCATGGAAATGCTTTTAACAATATGATTTTTAGAGCACTTGTACCCTGTTCACCATTCAGGTTATCTATACTGAAACTTTGACGTGTGTTACTTTACGTTTTTGTCATATCATTTTACCAAATCACTGCTCTGTTTTACTTTCAATTTCCCTAATCAGAGCACCTGAGCCTGATCTTATTTTTATAGTCTTTGGTTCTTTCCTGTCTTCCATTCCATTGCAGAATCTGAAGTCGAACCTCACACTATGGAAGCTTGGAACATTACCACCAGCTCTTATAGCCTTCAAAGGCCATGTTCATCCTATAAATCCATCTTGGCACATGTTAGGCTTGGGCTATCAGGAAAAAACCAATGTCAACAGTGTACAAAAAGCCGCCGTGATACACTACAATGGACAATGCAAACCTTGGTTGGAAATTGGGTATAAGCATCTCCAGCCATTTTGGACGAAGTATGTGAACTACTCGAATGACTTCATAAAGAATTGTCATATTATAGAACCTCGATAACTGATAAATAAGACTTGAAAAATAATTAGAGGAGAGTAAGCAGTGAGATGGAATGGAATGCATTAATCTATCATTGGATGCTCGCGataggatattcttcaagattATCAAGAAGAAATTGGTGAGATGAGCACTACACTCAAAGATGGCTGTTGCCTCGACAACCCATATCACTTCAGCAGTACTCGCTTTTCTAGTGGCATAGGAAATTCTTTTAATTATGTATCATAGTGATTGAAGTTTCGTCGGTATTATGAAGGTAGTTATTTGATGTCTTCCTGGAGGGGTATATAATGCCTATTGGTGTAAATGATGCTAGAGAAGTAGCCATGGGCAGAGCAGCAGATTACATTTTTCGCCACCGCGAAAACAAGGATCGTAGTTTTGTCTCATGATGCGCTTATAATCCCGCTGTACaccctttcttttttccctttttgctATTTGATAATTTATTAAACTTAACCTTTTCTCGGTTCTCTATTTGTCCTCTGATTAAGAGGACATGATTATTGTTGTAGGCCCCCATGTATTTATGGGGTACTTTAAGATATTTGTTACTATTTATTAGATATTGAAATGTGCaggtaataattttttaactcttatcTCCTTGCTAACATCTGTTGATGGTATTCTTATTCCATTTCTTGCCAGCTAATGTTGCTAACCGTGtaagaatgaaaggaaagttTACTGTTTTTTTCCCATTGCTCttttaataaatgaaatattGAAATAGGAAAGCTTAATTTAAAGGGGAGTGCTTTAATTTGTGGATTCTTCTATAGTTGGTGCTTCAGTTGcttattcatttcttttttaatctttttggcTTGATTGGCAA encodes:
- the LOC109712860 gene encoding probable galacturonosyltransferase 13; the encoded protein is MQIRFSPSMRSITISSTNGLLDLMKLKAAARHISYRTLFHTILILAFLLPFVFILTAVVTLEGVNKCSSLDCLGRRLGPRFLGRGGDYSMRLVRDLYKILDQVNSEEVPVGFKVPESFNELLSDIRNNQYDVKTFALKLKAMMENMDREVKRSRLAEQLHKHFAATAIPKGIYCLSLRLTDEYSSNAHARKQLPPPEMLPLLSDNSYHHFILATDNILAASVVVTSAVRSALKPEKIIFHVITDKKTYPGMHSWFALNPISPAIIEVKGVHQFDWLTRENVPVLEAMENHHGVRIHYHGNHLTGTNDGDNPRVFASKLQARSPKYISLLNHLRIYLPELFPNLNKVVFLDDDIVIQRDLSPLWDIDLHGKVNGAVETCKGEDGWVMSKRFRTYFNFSHPLIANNLDPNECAWAYGMNIFDLSAWRKTSIRETYHFWVKENLKSNLTLWKLGTLPPALIAFKGHVHPINPSWHMLGLGYQEKTNVNSVQKAAVIHYNGQCKPWLEIGYKHLQPFWTKYVNYSNDFIKNCHIIEPR